The Acetomicrobium flavidum genome window below encodes:
- a CDS encoding carboxylate--amine ligase, producing the protein MKDNTNIIILGGYINGYSIARTIYETYGIMSYIFDYRSHFSSKSKIVYYKIVPNPRYVDKFLEYMICFGNKNKERNNILFVTNDEWLVPLAKHKEELEKYYMYTFSDWNIIEKLTIKKNLYQLCENIKIPYPHTMFIDQCNIDNIKLLEYPILIKPSNVVCYINTIQGKRNNIFNNYSDAIQFLNKCFQKYNDLFIAQEYIPGGVENLYTATTYSNKNAVLKGISIGHKLSQYPPEAGTMTAGLTKYVDEIEKLTEKLLKSSNYYGIANTEYKYDKRDNLYKIMEINPRPGIWNYSALKSGVNLFRLLIDDLICEHRKESANNIDTIVRGKESIVWFVTPKMELRYTLKKYNIKQYAEIVDPRNNSIEPFIYKCHIVATDIKNYTKRIIKNILQKMRKYIP; encoded by the coding sequence TTGAAGGATAATACGAACATTATAATTTTAGGCGGATATATTAATGGATATAGTATAGCAAGAACAATATATGAGACATACGGGATAATGTCATATATATTTGATTATAGATCTCATTTCAGCTCTAAATCTAAAATAGTATACTACAAGATTGTTCCTAACCCCAGATATGTCGATAAATTTTTAGAATACATGATATGTTTTGGAAATAAAAATAAAGAAAGAAATAATATACTATTTGTGACTAATGATGAATGGTTGGTGCCTTTAGCAAAACACAAAGAAGAGCTAGAAAAATATTATATGTACACTTTCTCTGATTGGAATATTATTGAAAAATTAACCATTAAAAAGAATCTGTATCAATTATGCGAAAACATAAAGATACCATATCCTCATACTATGTTCATAGATCAATGCAATATTGATAATATTAAACTTTTAGAATATCCTATATTAATAAAACCATCTAATGTGGTATGTTACATTAATACAATCCAGGGCAAGAGAAATAATATATTTAATAACTATAGTGATGCAATTCAATTCTTAAATAAATGTTTTCAAAAATATAATGACTTATTCATTGCACAGGAATACATTCCAGGAGGGGTAGAAAATTTGTACACTGCAACCACATACTCAAATAAAAATGCAGTCCTAAAAGGCATATCAATTGGACATAAATTATCACAGTATCCACCTGAAGCAGGAACAATGACTGCTGGTTTAACTAAATATGTGGATGAGATCGAAAAGTTAACGGAAAAACTATTAAAGAGTAGTAATTATTATGGGATAGCTAACACTGAGTATAAGTATGATAAACGAGACAATTTATATAAAATAATGGAAATTAATCCCCGTCCGGGTATATGGAATTATTCAGCATTAAAAAGTGGTGTCAATTTGTTCCGTTTATTGATTGATGACTTGATATGCGAACATAGAAAAGAAAGTGCTAACAATATTGATACTATTGTCAGAGGAAAAGAAAGTATAGTATGGTTTGTAACACCAAAAATGGAATTACGATATACATTAAAAAAATATAATATTAAACAATACGCAGAAATAGTTGATCCTAGAAATAACAGTATAGAACCATTTATATATAAGTGTCATATAGTTGCGACAGATATTAAAAATTACACTAAGAGAATTATAAAGAATATATTGCAAAAAATGAGAAAATATATACCATAA
- a CDS encoding lipopolysaccharide biosynthesis protein: protein MLHLRKLFQSTFAKNVAMISASTAFAQMLNALFSPVITRLYNPDEYGILTLYISILGLVAIIASLKYEWGITIAESDEKAVNVMCLGFIILFIFTIITYIIFYLFGRPILNTLNATKLFNYRYLIPIGVLLVGSYGIFLQWAYRNKDFHSISMTKIWQSVTGNGAFVLFGFLRIGPVGLILGQILKESAGIGSLSRPFFRNSIRLIKEISKDQIIWCAKRYKNFPLYSAPSQLLNTAGIQLPVFFISSLYGSQVLGLYGLANTVVNLPMVLIGQSIGDVFYAEVASIGKRNPKRVKDLTDKLFKKLVVIGLVPLVVLLFFGPFLFSFVFGYKWYDAGEYAKILAFLVFARFIFTPISRIYSVFERQKKAFMLDLFRVILVFAAFGISDFFNLSSYLAVGLYSIAMSIVYLITYLLAQNILKEDIKKRETFETA, encoded by the coding sequence TTGCTTCATCTGAGAAAACTATTCCAAAGTACCTTTGCTAAAAATGTTGCAATGATTAGTGCAAGTACAGCATTTGCTCAAATGCTTAATGCGTTATTTTCACCAGTTATCACACGTCTTTATAATCCAGATGAATATGGAATATTAACATTATATATTTCTATCTTGGGATTAGTGGCCATTATAGCCTCATTAAAATATGAATGGGGGATAACTATCGCTGAAAGCGATGAAAAAGCTGTTAATGTTATGTGTTTAGGCTTTATCATTCTATTTATTTTTACAATAATAACTTATATTATTTTTTATCTATTTGGAAGGCCTATTTTAAATACATTAAATGCTACTAAACTCTTTAATTATAGATATTTGATACCTATAGGTGTATTACTTGTAGGTTCCTATGGAATATTTTTACAATGGGCTTATCGCAATAAGGATTTTCACTCTATTTCGATGACAAAGATTTGGCAAAGCGTCACTGGAAATGGGGCTTTCGTTTTGTTTGGTTTCTTGAGAATCGGTCCTGTCGGTTTGATTCTTGGACAAATCTTAAAAGAAAGTGCTGGAATAGGTTCATTATCTAGGCCATTCTTTAGAAATAGCATACGATTAATAAAGGAAATCAGTAAAGACCAAATAATATGGTGTGCAAAAAGATATAAAAATTTCCCATTATATTCGGCTCCTTCGCAATTACTAAATACGGCTGGTATACAATTGCCTGTTTTTTTCATATCTTCTCTTTATGGAAGCCAGGTTTTAGGCCTATATGGTTTGGCTAATACCGTTGTAAATCTCCCAATGGTGTTAATTGGCCAATCCATAGGAGATGTTTTTTATGCGGAGGTGGCAAGTATTGGAAAGAGAAATCCTAAGAGAGTAAAAGACTTAACTGACAAATTATTCAAAAAACTAGTTGTTATTGGATTGGTTCCTCTTGTAGTTTTACTGTTTTTCGGACCATTTTTATTTTCATTTGTATTTGGTTATAAGTGGTATGATGCTGGAGAATATGCCAAGATACTTGCCTTTTTAGTTTTCGCCAGGTTCATTTTCACTCCCATTAGTAGAATATATTCTGTTTTTGAGAGGCAAAAAAAAGCATTCATGTTAGATTTATTTAGGGTGATTTTAGTTTTTGCAGCTTTCGGAATTTCTGATTTCTTTAATTTGTCTTCTTATTTAGCCGTAGGTTTGTACTCTATTGCTATGTCTATTGTATATCTAATTACTTATCTACTAGCACAAAATATATTAAAAGAAGACATAAAAAAGAGAGAGACTTTTGAGACTGCTTAA
- a CDS encoding polysaccharide deacetylase family protein, translating into MTLLIKHPPTYENERLYAFHVILKEFLGLDYRSVAEERQDVLITMNDAEGRELLVSDVLFQTPTDKWLRDDSLPVQPLETFDLSQVPVDIACVSPIIPVIYGSRLDNGDYIDVQDSKVKLGLDIFGSAFFMLTRYEEIVKSVKDEHERFPARASLAYREGFLMRPIVNEYLEILWWSIKKLWPGLERKKRSYRVCLSHDVDWPLSVAGNNPLRVLKTAAGDVLKRKDVQLSMRRLMSLAKVCTGNVDADISNTFDFIMDASERKGLRSAFYFIADHTAGRIDGIYRLEDPWIRKLMKKICGRGHEIGLHASYNSFRSADQVKKEFEKLISVAEKEGICQDVWGGRQHYLRWEAPTTWRAWEEAGLDYDSTLTFADHVGFRCGVCFEYPVYDVLQRKPLALRERPLIVMEGSMLGCQYMGLSHEKSLSLIQKLAETCKMFNGDFTLLWHNSSLLSKKDRELYGKVLMGG; encoded by the coding sequence TTGACACTATTAATCAAACATCCGCCAACATACGAAAATGAACGACTATATGCATTTCATGTGATCCTAAAGGAGTTCTTGGGTCTGGATTATCGCTCCGTGGCAGAGGAACGACAAGACGTCCTGATAACCATGAACGACGCAGAGGGCCGCGAATTGCTCGTCTCAGACGTATTATTTCAAACTCCCACGGACAAATGGCTTAGGGACGATTCTTTGCCGGTTCAACCGTTGGAGACATTTGATTTGTCTCAGGTTCCTGTCGATATTGCATGTGTAAGCCCTATTATCCCGGTCATCTACGGAAGCAGATTGGATAACGGCGATTATATAGATGTTCAAGATTCTAAGGTTAAATTGGGTCTCGATATTTTTGGGAGCGCCTTTTTCATGCTCACGCGATACGAAGAGATCGTTAAATCGGTCAAAGACGAGCACGAGCGCTTTCCGGCCCGGGCATCGCTTGCCTATCGTGAGGGCTTTTTAATGCGCCCGATAGTAAATGAATACCTGGAGATTTTGTGGTGGTCCATTAAGAAGCTTTGGCCTGGCCTTGAGCGTAAAAAAAGAAGCTACAGAGTATGTCTCAGCCATGACGTAGATTGGCCTTTGAGCGTCGCCGGCAACAATCCGCTAAGGGTGCTAAAGACCGCCGCTGGAGACGTCTTAAAAAGAAAAGATGTGCAACTTTCGATGCGCAGGCTTATGTCGTTGGCAAAGGTATGCACGGGAAACGTCGATGCGGATATCAGCAATACCTTTGATTTCATCATGGACGCAAGCGAACGAAAGGGTTTAAGGAGCGCTTTTTACTTCATCGCCGACCATACGGCAGGAAGAATCGACGGAATTTACCGTCTTGAAGATCCCTGGATTAGAAAGCTCATGAAAAAGATCTGCGGGCGGGGACATGAAATAGGGCTGCACGCAAGCTATAATAGTTTTCGAAGCGCGGATCAGGTGAAGAAAGAGTTTGAAAAGCTTATTTCGGTTGCGGAAAAAGAGGGGATTTGCCAGGACGTTTGGGGCGGAAGGCAGCATTACCTGCGCTGGGAGGCTCCCACGACGTGGCGGGCGTGGGAGGAAGCAGGGCTAGATTACGACAGCACATTGACCTTTGCGGATCACGTCGGATTTCGCTGCGGAGTGTGTTTTGAGTATCCCGTTTACGACGTCCTGCAGCGGAAACCTTTAGCCTTGCGCGAAAGGCCCTTGATAGTGATGGAAGGAAGCATGCTAGGATGCCAATATATGGGACTTTCGCATGAAAAGTCCCTGTCATTGATCCAAAAGCTGGCAGAAACGTGTAAAATGTTTAATGGCGACTTTACGTTGTTATGGCATAACAGCAGCTTGCTCTCAAAGAAGGACAGGGAGCTTTACGGTAAGGTGTTGATGGGGGGTTGA
- a CDS encoding glycosyltransferase family protein produces MSEAMVFHHPFPIVDNGRSGSQVRPYQMLQAFRALGYDVELVAGYAKERKQQANMVREQLSKGRKFSFVYSESTSMPTLLTEPNHFPITPKIDFGLFSTMKAAGIPIGLYYRDIHWKFEVYKKQVSWYKRIVAIQFYKYDWMMYKKTVDVLFVPSYSMAKVLPTSWSEERLGVLPPGCIVHNSTNHKLKTSDLHLFYVGGVMPPTYNLKPMIDLAKSEPNIRLTICCRLKEWEKVKEYYCIGDNARVSIVHASGDELAKFYEQADLFLLLWTPYSYLDFAVPVKLLESLGYGLPVLTTAGTEAARFVAANNIGWVVNNVDEARHLLRWLRDNPAELVKKRRQVMQIREQHTWLERPKTAAKILTSKLSVCQDDRDV; encoded by the coding sequence ATGAGCGAGGCCATGGTTTTTCATCACCCATTTCCAATTGTTGATAACGGGAGATCCGGCAGCCAAGTACGTCCGTACCAAATGCTGCAAGCATTTAGAGCATTGGGATATGATGTAGAGTTAGTAGCTGGATATGCAAAAGAGCGTAAACAACAGGCAAACATGGTTAGGGAACAACTTTCTAAAGGAAGAAAATTTTCCTTCGTTTATAGCGAATCAACTTCTATGCCTACTCTCCTAACAGAACCGAATCATTTCCCGATTACGCCAAAAATTGACTTTGGGCTTTTTTCTACAATGAAAGCCGCAGGCATTCCAATCGGGTTGTATTATAGAGATATACACTGGAAATTTGAAGTTTACAAGAAACAGGTGAGCTGGTACAAAAGAATAGTTGCTATTCAGTTTTATAAGTACGATTGGATGATGTACAAAAAAACAGTAGATGTACTATTTGTTCCATCTTACAGTATGGCTAAAGTGCTTCCTACGTCTTGGTCTGAAGAACGTCTTGGAGTCTTACCCCCGGGCTGCATAGTCCATAATAGTACGAATCATAAACTTAAAACATCTGATCTGCATCTTTTTTATGTGGGGGGAGTTATGCCACCAACTTACAACCTCAAGCCAATGATAGATTTAGCCAAAAGCGAACCTAATATTCGCCTTACCATTTGTTGTAGACTTAAGGAGTGGGAAAAAGTTAAAGAATATTATTGCATAGGCGATAATGCAAGAGTTTCGATAGTTCATGCCAGCGGAGATGAGCTCGCCAAATTCTATGAGCAAGCAGATTTGTTTCTCTTATTATGGACTCCATATTCATATCTTGACTTTGCCGTTCCTGTAAAATTACTCGAGTCCCTTGGATATGGACTGCCCGTGCTTACAACTGCCGGAACTGAAGCTGCAAGATTTGTTGCTGCAAATAATATTGGTTGGGTTGTTAATAATGTCGATGAAGCCAGGCATCTATTGCGTTGGCTACGGGACAATCCTGCTGAGCTGGTTAAGAAACGACGGCAGGTTATGCAGATCAGAGAGCAACACACATGGCTAGAGAGGCCTAAAACTGCTGCAAAAATACTAACAAGTAAGTTATCTGTATGCCAAGATGATAGAGATGTGTGA
- a CDS encoding O-antigen polymerase, whose product MSFILISAVTLILSIILFKKAAGTLSIFKINMISLIFYYQLVLQCFIGVNIAIFRLDNHYLLSKITDSNIRLITYLSVMYVMIMLPLSMVLFSLITKFKSRREFFSYVQRPIKSIMSKYDSAVYYTMCFFSAISFISILYIFFVIGKIPLLDVLSGKDSLYLAQLRISASRGFGGNVYIRNILALGLTPFLSYIAYSYYKMYSIRRWKLLFIFLFICSFFAYTYNLAKAPVLMYIISFLFLNVLIKGNISKRVLLIVVIVVFILITFMYIALGGIANLADLFSINSGPIGRIILGQITPLFYHFDIFPRIEPFLYGRSFPQSILSLFDVESIRSARIVMSIINPRGIEAGTAGVMNTLFIGEAYANFGWLGVMIGTLYVGFFIQFVYILFLRLPKNPLTLGLFTYFSVKIPSIVTGGFVDFIYNAVFITIVILAMSFLILSMILKRGAINPNKMVLQKNKN is encoded by the coding sequence ATGTCATTTATATTAATATCAGCGGTTACTCTTATATTATCAATTATACTATTTAAAAAAGCTGCAGGAACGCTTTCCATTTTTAAGATAAATATGATATCGCTTATATTTTATTATCAGCTAGTTTTACAGTGTTTCATTGGAGTGAATATAGCAATATTTAGATTAGATAATCATTACTTATTAAGTAAGATTACTGATTCTAATATTAGATTAATTACGTATTTGTCTGTAATGTATGTAATGATAATGCTGCCTCTCTCTATGGTGTTATTTTCATTGATTACAAAATTTAAATCTCGAAGAGAATTTTTTTCGTATGTTCAAAGGCCTATTAAATCAATAATGAGCAAATATGATAGTGCGGTATATTATACTATGTGCTTTTTTTCTGCAATATCTTTTATATCAATATTATATATATTCTTTGTTATTGGCAAAATACCTTTGTTGGATGTATTAAGTGGTAAAGATAGTTTATATCTAGCACAATTAAGAATAAGCGCGTCGCGAGGTTTTGGTGGCAATGTATATATAAGAAATATTCTAGCATTAGGATTAACGCCTTTTTTATCATATATAGCTTATAGTTATTATAAAATGTATTCAATAAGAAGGTGGAAATTACTATTTATATTTTTATTCATATGTTCTTTTTTTGCATATACATATAATCTTGCAAAAGCCCCTGTATTAATGTATATAATAAGCTTCTTATTTCTTAATGTTTTAATAAAGGGTAATATATCAAAGAGAGTATTATTAATTGTTGTTATAGTTGTATTTATTTTAATTACGTTTATGTATATTGCATTAGGAGGCATAGCTAATTTAGCTGATTTATTTTCGATCAATTCGGGCCCAATTGGAAGAATTATACTAGGACAAATAACCCCCTTGTTTTATCATTTTGATATTTTTCCAAGAATTGAACCATTTTTATACGGTCGAAGTTTTCCACAATCTATTCTATCTCTTTTTGATGTTGAAAGCATACGCTCTGCCAGGATTGTTATGAGCATTATTAATCCTCGGGGAATTGAAGCTGGTACTGCTGGAGTTATGAATACACTCTTCATTGGAGAAGCGTATGCGAATTTTGGATGGCTTGGAGTAATGATTGGGACTCTTTATGTAGGTTTTTTTATCCAATTTGTTTATATTTTATTTTTAAGATTACCCAAAAATCCGCTTACTTTGGGTTTATTTACTTACTTTAGCGTAAAAATACCATCAATTGTTACAGGTGGTTTTGTAGATTTTATATACAACGCAGTATTTATAACAATAGTGATATTGGCAATGTCTTTTTTAATATTAAGTATGATATTAAAAAGAGGTGCAATTAATCCCAATAAGATGGTCCTACAAAAAAATAAAAACTGA